One window from the genome of Bubalus kerabau isolate K-KA32 ecotype Philippines breed swamp buffalo chromosome 17, PCC_UOA_SB_1v2, whole genome shotgun sequence encodes:
- the LOC129630749 gene encoding leukocyte immunoglobulin-like receptor subfamily A member 5, with protein MSVVPPSLLCLGNLPPPRITALPGSTVPAKSPVTILCQGPKQAEGYRISRVGSPEPMDKEEQITPRKINTLSIAEMTFDKTGLYHCSYQRGGHWSQFSDPLQLVMTGAYDKPSLSSVAGTVVAPGESVKLQCFSNINHDVFILTKEDGNHVTQNQSSVPQDRGRQTIFLLNPVSSTQPGTYRCYGTFREYPYVWSQPSDPLQLQVEGCLLQHCVLFAAPSGNLASQDRRLGIWIGVPVAAGLLLLVFLILYCLRKAKNNAARKERHPEAADRVNGQASEAADPQEVTYSQVTCHVPHQGTAGTPSWVPRQTQSSEYVTLAFG; from the exons ATGTCCGTGGTTCCTCCATCGCTGCTCTGTCTTG GAAATCTCCCCCCGCCTCGTATCACAGCTCTGCCTGGATCCACAGTTCCAGCTAAGAGTCCTGTGACCATCCTGTGTCAAGGACCTAAACAAGCTGAGGGGTACAGGATATCAAGAGTGGGAAGTCCTGAGCCCATGGACAAAGAGGAACAGATCACGCCCAGGAAGATCAACACTTTGAGTATTGCAGAGATGACATTTGACAAGACAGGGCTATACCACTGCTCCTATCAGAGAGGGGGCCACTGGTCCCAGTTCAGTGACCCCCTGCAGCTGGTGATGACCG GAGCTTATGACAAGCCCTCCCTCTCCAGCGTGGCTGGCACAGTGGTGGCTCCAGGGGAGAGTGTGAAGTTGCAGTGTTTCTCCAATATCAACCATGATGTATTTatcctcaccaaagaagatggaAATCATGTCACCCAGAACCAAAGCTCCGTCCCCCAGGACAGAGGACGCCAGACCATCTTCCTCTTGAATCCAGTCTCCTCCACACAGCCGGGGACCTACAGATGCTACGGTACCTTCCGCGAATATCCCTACGTGTGGTCTCAGCCCAGTGACCCACTGCAGCTTCAGGTCGAAG GGTGTCTGCTCCAGCACTGTgtcctctttgcagccccgtctGGCAACCTAGCCTCCCAAGACAGACGCCTAGGCATCTGGATCGGTGTCCCGGTGGCCGCGGGTCTCCTGCTCCTAGTCTTCCTCATCCTCTACTGTCTGCGCAAAGCCAAAAACA ATGCTGCGAGGAAAGAGAGACACCCAGAGGCAGCTGACCGGGTGAACGGACAG gcCTCTGAAGCTGCAGACCCGCAGGAGGTCACCTATTCCCAGGTGACCTGCCATGTCCCCCACCAGGGGACAGCTGGGACCCCCTCCTGGGTGCCCAGACAGACCCAGAGCAGCGAGTATGTGACGCTGGCCTTCGGATAA
- the LOC129630751 gene encoding leukocyte immunoglobulin-like receptor subfamily A member 5, with product MPTEEKFSSMSSWYQLRLYAPLQTQEEEDVNCLHYRAENRKQLHSFLCFFLGLCLSQSTWAQKGNLPPPRITALPGSTVPAKSPVTILCQGPKQAEGYRISRVGSPEPMDKEEQITPRTTNTLSIAEMTTDKTGLYHCSYQRGGHWSQFSDPLQLVMTGAYSKPSLSSVAGTVVAPGESVKLQCFSKINHDVFILTKEDGDHITQNQSCSPQDRGCQTIFLLNPVSSTQTGTYRCYGAFGNNPYVWSQPSDPLQIQVEAPTAWHPSVETQVRLSLAALLLLVMVILLAEAWCSRGGDPSVKSDDPPPQWTDKHR from the exons ATGCCCACAGAGGAGAAGTTCAGCTCAATGTCTTCATGGTATCAGCTACGTCTGTACGCCCCACTCCAGACCCAGGAGGAAGAGGATGTGAACTGCCTTCACTACAGGGCTGAGAACCGAAAGCAACTGCACAGCTTCCT GTGTTTCTTTCTAGGGTTGTGTCTGAGCCAGAGCACTTGGGCACAGAAGG GAAATCTCCCCCCGCCTCGTATCACAGCTCTGCCTGGATCCACAGTTCCAGCTAAGAGTCCTGTGACCATCCTGTGTCAAGGACCTAAACAAGCTGAGGGGTACAGGATATCAAGAGTGGGAAGTCCTGAGCCCATGGACAAAGAGGAACAGATCACGCCCAGGACGACCAACACTTTGAGTATCGCAGAGATGACAACAGACAAGACAGGTCTATACCACTGCTCCTATCAGAGAGGAGGCCACTGGTCCCAGTTCAGTGACCCCCTGCAGCTGGTGATGACCG GAGCTTATTCCAAGCCCTCCCTCTCCAGCGTGGCTGGCACAGTGGTGGCTCCAGGGGAGAGTGTGAAGTTGCAGTGTTTCTCCAAAATCAACCATGATGTATTTatcctcaccaaagaagatggaGATCACATCACCCAGAACCAAAGCTGCAGCCCCCAGGACAGAGGATGCCAGACCATCTTCCTCTTGAATCCAGTCTCCTCCACACAGACGGGGACCTACAGATGCTACGGTGCCTTCGGCAACAACCCCTACGTGTGGTCTCAGCCCAGTGACCCACTGCAGATTCAGGTCGAAG CGCCTACCGCTTGGCATCCTTCTGTGGAGACTCAAGTCCGCCTGAGCCTGGCTGCCCTGCTTCTCCTGGTCATGGTCATCCTGTTGGCTGAAGCCTGGTGCAGCCGGGGGGGGGATCCCTCAGTGAAGTCAGATGACCCCCCGCCCCAGTGGACTGACAAGCACCGATGA